The Euphorbia lathyris chromosome 3, ddEupLath1.1, whole genome shotgun sequence genome contains a region encoding:
- the LOC136222259 gene encoding histone H2B-like has protein sequence MAPKAAEKKPAEKKPAEEKNAEKAPAEKKQRAGKKLSKESGAADKKKKPSKKSVESYKMYIFKVLKQVHPDIGISSKAMGIMNSFINDIFENLAQESSRLAMYNKKPTITSREIETAARLVLPRELARHAVSEGTKAVTKFTNS, from the coding sequence ATGGCACCTAAGGCAGCAGAAAAGAAGCCGGCAGAGAAGAAACCGGCAGAGGAGAAGAACGCTGAGAAAGCACCGGCAGAGAAAAAGCAGAGAGCAGGGAAGAAATTGTCCAAGGAAAGTGGAGCTGCtgacaagaagaagaagccatccAAGAAGAGCGTTGAGAGTTACAAGATGTACATCTTCAAGGTTCTGAAGCAGGTTCATCCTGATATCGGGATCTCGAGCAAGGCTATGGGGATTATGAACAGCTTCATCAATGATATCTTCGAGAACCTGGCTCAGGAATCTTCTCGTCTGGCTATGTACAACAAGAAGCCGACAATTACCTCTCGGGAGATCGAGACGGCCGCTAGACTTGTTTTGCCTCGAGAATTGGCTAGGCATGCCGTATCTGAAGGTACCAAGGCTGTTACCAAGTTCACAAATTCTTAG